A segment of the Methyloterricola oryzae genome:
CGAATGGTTGCCCGAAGACCACTTGGCTCGGTACATCGTTGAAGTCATCGATCAACTGGATTTGTCGAAGCTGACCCGTCGCTATTCACGCAGCGGTTCCAAAGCCTATCATCCGGCTTTGTTGCTGGCGTTGCTGGTATACGGCTATGCCACAGGCACCTTTTCCAGTCGCAAGATCGAACGGGCAACGTACGATTCGGTAGCCTTCCGCTTTATCGCCGCCAACCTGCATCCCGATCACGACACCTTGGCCCACTTCCGCAAAACGTTCCTGGTGGAACTGGAAGATTTATTCGTGCAGGTTCTGGCCATCGCACAGGCCATGAAACTGGTCAAACTAGGACAGATTTCGCTGGATGGCACCAAAATCAAGGCGAACGCCTCCAAACACAAAGCCCTGTCCCACGGTCATATCGAAAAGTTGGAAGCCCAACTGCGCGAGGAAGTGCAGGCCTTGCTCGCCAAGGCCGCCGAAACCGATCAACAAGAAGCCTGCGACGAGTACGACTTACCGGCTGAAATCGCTCGCCGCGAACAACGCCTGCAAGCCTTGGCCGATGCCAAAGCCAAGATTGCCGAGCGTGTCGCCCAACGCGATCAACAAGCCCAACAGGAGTATGCCGACAAAGTGGCTCGCCGTGAAGCCCAGCGCAAAGCGGGACGAAAACCGCGCGGCAAAGAACCCAAAGCCCCGGAAACGGGGCCAAAAGCCAAGGATCAAATCAATCTGACCGACGCAGAATCCCGTATCATGCCCAGTCACGAAGGCTTCGTGCAGGCCTACAATGGTCAGGCGGCGGTCGATGTGGACAGCCTGCTCATCGTCGCGGCCACGCTCACGCAGGACACCAACGACAAACAGCAGGTCGAACCGATGCTGGACGAACTGGTTAA
Coding sequences within it:
- a CDS encoding IS1182 family transposase — encoded protein: MTRFIQYDRHQQYLLPPSVDEWLPEDHLARYIVEVIDQLDLSKLTRRYSRSGSKAYHPALLLALLVYGYATGTFSSRKIERATYDSVAFRFIAANLHPDHDTLAHFRKTFLVELEDLFVQVLAIAQAMKLVKLGQISLDGTKIKANASKHKALSHGHIEKLEAQLREEVQALLAKAAETDQQEACDEYDLPAEIARREQRLQALADAKAKIAERVAQRDQQAQQEYADKVARREAQRKAGRKPRGKEPKAPETGPKAKDQINLTDAESRIMPSHEGFVQAYNGQAAVDVDSLLIVAATLTQDTNDKQQVEPMLDELVKLESGFGKPDTLLADNGYFSQGNVKACDDRRITPLIALGRDAHHLPLEERLAADAPKPNSDDPVVNMAHALKTKQGRAQYGKRKCTVEPVFGIIKQIMGFRQFSLRGLQATSGEWKLVAMAYNLKRMHVLATG